Genomic segment of Mucilaginibacter sabulilitoris:
CCACTGAATATATCCCGAATATTTCCATGATTATTTTGGGAGCATAAAGCAGGGGGCGGATCAGGCCTTCGGGGTAAAACTGTGCATAAATAAAATTATAACTAATAGAGCGTTGAAGCAGTCCAAATAGCACCACGGATATGAGCATATAAATGGTAAAACTTACAGGCTTTTTATAATCATTATAAAATTTAGCAAACAGGTAGAAGGTAAAATAGGTGGCCAGGATTTTTACAGGTAAAGATATACCGGCCGATATCATGCGCTTATAAGGCACGGCCTCTACATTTGACGAAATGGGCCCGTCATAAATATAATAGACAACCCAGAACAGCAAATGGGATAATATTTTTTTAACGGGGGTTATAGACTTGCCTGTGATAATTTTCATGCTTCTCTGCCTCAATTATTAAAATTAATTAAATAACTGTAACAGAAGAAGTAAAGCCTACCAATAACCAATATAACCTGCAAACGGCAGGATAATCATTACATCATTTCTTTAAATATATCTTCAAAAGTTTTATTCTTTTGTTTTTGAAACATACCGTCAAACCTTTCGTTTATGGGGGTGAGCAGCTCGATGCATAGCTGCTTATCCTCATCACTTAAACCATGCATCATCATTTTAGCAACCTTGAGCACCCTCTCTTTTGCAATTTTTATGGTTTCTTCGCCTTTTGGGGTTAGCCTGAGCCTTTTTACCCGTTTATCATCCGCATCTGGATATTCATCAACCAAGCCACGTTTTTTGAGCCTGATGAGCATATTGGTGCCGCTTGAAAGCTCAATAATGTTGTTATATATCGCTTCAGATTTTATAGGGTTAATCT
This window contains:
- a CDS encoding MarR family winged helix-turn-helix transcriptional regulator — its product is MNKTVELVKLWGDYEEQNPNATIDDFCRHQLSLSEKTEKQPAQEWQLLPDINGRLMILLRRIGKYHMVYSNKALEDTGLDQIEEFGILVTIFNQINPIKSEAIYNNIIELSSGTNMLIRLKKRGLVDEYPDADDKRVKRLRLTPKGEETIKIAKERVLKVAKMMMHGLSDEDKQLCIELLTPINERFDGMFQKQKNKTFEDIFKEMM